One Streptomyces sp. V4I8 genomic window carries:
- a CDS encoding transposase family protein: protein MSWNVTTGLEADQLEALVVRVHTMLVEDPDPPVVPGRMWALGLYKSVVLVLFLLRQNPVQQAAAELFHISQATVSRRWTTLLPVVETALAEHVPDPADASHGRIVLVDGTLVTTWDWASEGTTMFSGKHRDTGFNLQVAATLSGDLLAVSAPVPGSRHDMYAWRQSHFPKAFADRESMGDLGYAGSGMLTARRKPPGQERPVKDKVFNQSIGKLRAAVERAIAHLKDWKVLATRYRGPLTRFPLVAKTVTALAFYKNGW from the coding sequence TTGAGCTGGAACGTTACGACAGGGCTGGAAGCGGATCAACTGGAGGCCTTGGTGGTCCGGGTCCACACGATGCTGGTGGAGGACCCCGATCCGCCCGTGGTGCCGGGACGGATGTGGGCGCTGGGCCTGTACAAGTCCGTGGTCCTGGTGTTGTTCCTGCTGCGGCAGAACCCCGTCCAGCAAGCGGCGGCGGAACTGTTCCACATCTCCCAGGCCACCGTCTCGCGCCGGTGGACCACGCTGCTCCCGGTGGTGGAGACGGCCCTGGCCGAGCATGTGCCCGACCCCGCCGACGCCTCACACGGCAGGATCGTCCTGGTCGACGGGACCCTGGTCACCACGTGGGACTGGGCGAGCGAGGGCACCACGATGTTCTCCGGCAAGCATCGTGACACAGGCTTCAACCTGCAGGTCGCCGCCACTCTCAGCGGGGACCTGCTCGCCGTCTCCGCGCCGGTACCCGGCAGCCGGCACGACATGTACGCCTGGCGCCAGTCCCACTTTCCCAAAGCCTTCGCCGACCGGGAGAGCATGGGGGATCTGGGCTATGCCGGCTCCGGCATGCTCACCGCCCGCCGCAAGCCACCCGGTCAGGAACGCCCCGTCAAAGACAAGGTGTTCAACCAGAGCATCGGCAAGCTCCGCGCCGCCGTCGAACGAGCGATCGCACATCTGAAGGACTGGAAGGTCCTCGCCACTCGCTATCGCGGCCCTCTCACTCGGTTCCCCCTCGTCGCCAAGACCGTCACCGCCCTCGCCTTCTACAAGAACGGCTGGTGA